The following proteins are co-located in the Urocitellus parryii isolate mUroPar1 chromosome 15, mUroPar1.hap1, whole genome shotgun sequence genome:
- the Atp1a3 gene encoding sodium/potassium-transporting ATPase subunit alpha-3 isoform X3, which yields MTEHKMSVEEVCRKYNTDCVQGLTHSKAQEILARDGPNALTPPPTTPEWVKFCRQLFGGFSILLWIGAILCFLAYGIQAGTEDDPSGDNLYLGIVLAAVVIITGCFSYYQEAKSSKIMESFKNMVPQQALVIREGEKMQVNAEEVVVGDLVEIKGGDRVPADLRIISAHGCKVDNSSLTGESEPQTRSPDCTHDNPLETRNITFFSTNCVEGTARGVVVATGDRTVMGRIATLASGLEVGKTPIAIEIEHFIQLITGVAVFLGVSFFILSLILGYSWLEAVIFLIGIIVANVPEGLLATVTVCLTLTAKRMARKNCLVKNLEAVETLGSTSTICSDKTGTLTQNRMTVAHMWFDNQIHEADTTEDQSGTSFDKSSHTWVALSHIAGLCNRAVFKGGQDNIPVLKRDVAGDASESALLKCIELSSGSVKLMRERNKKVAEIPFNSTNKYQLSIHETEDPNDNRYLLVMKGAPERILDRCSTILLQGKEQPLDEEMKEAFQNAYLELGGLGERVLGFCHYYLPEEQFPKGFAFDCDDVNFTTDNLCFVGLMSMIDPPRAAVPDAVGKCRSAGIKVIMVTGDHPITAKAIAKGVGIISEGNETVEDIAARLNIPVSQVNPRDAKACVIHGTDLKDFTSEQIDEILQNHTEIVFARTSPQQKLIIVEGCQRQGAIVAVTGDGVNDSPALKKADIGVAMGIAGSDVSKQAADMILLDDNFASIVTGVEEGRLIFDNLKKSIAYTLTSNIPEITPFLLFIMANIPLPLGTITILCIDLGTDMVPAISLAYEAAESDIMKRQPRNPRTDKLVNERLISMAYGQIGMIQALGGFFSYFVILAENGFLPGNLVGIRLNWDDRTVNDLEDSYGQQWTYEQRKVVEFTCHTAFFVSIVVVQWADLIICKTRRNSVFQQGMKPSWWFCAFPYSFLIFVYDEIRKLILRRNPGGWVEKETYY from the exons ATG ACAGAGCACAAAATGTCCGTGGAAGAAGTCTGCAGGAAATACAACACGGACTGCGTGCAG GGTCTGACGCACAGCAAAGCCCAGGAGATCCTGGCCCGGGATGGGCCCAACGCACTCACGCCACCGCCTACCACCCCAGAATGGGTCAAGTTCTGCCGCCAGCTCTTCGGGGGCTTCTCCATTCTGCTGTGGATTGGGGCCATCCTCTGTTTCCTGGCCTATGGCATCCAGGCAGGCACTGAAGATGACCCCTCTGGTGACAAT CTGTACCTGGGCATTGTGCTGGCAGCTGTAGTGATCATCACTGGCTGCTTCTCCTACTACCAGGAGGCCAAGAGCTCCAAGATCATGGAGTCCTTCAAGAACATGGTTCCCCAG CAAGCACTGGTGATCAGGGAAGGTGAGAAGATGCAGGTGAATGCTGAGGAGGTGGTGGTTGGGGACTTGGTAGAGATCAAGGGTGGAGACCGAGTCCCAGCTGACCTGCGAATCATCTCGGCCCATGGCTGCAAG GTGGACAACTCTTCCCTGACCGGCGAATCTGAGCCCCAGACCCGCTCTCCCGACTGCACACATGACAACCCCTTGGAGACTCGGAACATCACCTTCTTTTCCACCAACTGCGTAGAAG GCACGGCTCGGGGTGTGGTGGTGGCCACTGGTGACCGCACTGTCATGGGCCGCATCGCCACCCTGGCCTCAGGCCTGGAGGTGGGCAAGACGCCCATCGCCATTGAGATCGAGCACTTCATTCAGCTCATCACCGGTGTGGCCGTCTTCCTGGGCGTCTCCTTCTTCATCCTCTCCCTCATTCTCGGGTACAGCTGGCTTGAGGCTGTCATCTTCCTCATCGGCATCATCGTGGCCAATGTCCCAGAGGGTCTGCTGGCCACTGTCACT GTGTGTCTGACCCTGACTGCCAAGCGCATGGCTCGGAAGAACTGTCTAGTGAAGAACCTGGAGGCTGTGGAGACCCTGGGCTCTACATCCACCATTTGCTCAGACAAGACGGGGACCCTCACCCAGAACCGCATGACGGTGGCCCACATGTGGTTTGACAATCAGATCCACGAGGCTGACACCACTGAGGATCAGTCAG GCACCTCCTTCGACAAGAGCTCACACACATGGGTGGCCCTGTCCCACATCGCCGGACTCTGCAACCGTGCTGTCTTCAAAGGCGGTCAAGACAACATCCCTGTACTTAAG AGGGACGTGGCCGGGGATGCCTCCGAGTCTGCCCTACTCAAATGCATCGAGCTGTCCTCCGGCTCCGTGAAGCTGATGCGTGAACGCAACAAGAAAGTGGCCGAGATCCCCTTCAACTCCACCAACAAATACCAG CTATCCATCCATGAGACAGAGGACCCCAATGACAACCGATACCTGCTGGTGATGAAGGGCGCCCCCGAACGCATCCTGGACCGCTGCTCCACGATCCTGCTGCAGGGCAAGGAGCAGCCACTGGACGAGGAGATGAAGGAAGCCTTCCAAAATGCCTACCTGGAGCTCGGGGGCCTGGGCGAGCGCGTGCTCG GTTTCTGCCATTACTACCTGCCCGAGGAGCAGTTCCCCAAGGGCTTCGCCTTCGACTGTGATGACGTGAACTTCACCACAGACAACCTCTGCTTCGTGGGCCTCATGTCCATGATTGACCCTCCCCGGGCAGCTGTCCCTGACGCCGTGGGCAAATGCCGGAGCGCAGGCATCAAG GTCATCATGGTCACAGGCGATCACCCCATCACAGCCAAGGCCATCGCCAAGGGTGTGGGCATCATCTCCGAGGGCAATGAGACTGTGGAGGACATCGCCGCCCGGCTTAACATCCCTGTCAGCCAGGTCAACCCACG GGATGCCAAGGCCTGTGTGATCCACGGCACCGACCTCAAGGACTTCACCTCTGAGCAAATCGACGAGATCCTACAGAATCACACTGAGATCGTCTTTGCCCGCACCTCCCCACAGCAGAAGCTCATCATCGTGGAGGGCTGTCAGAGACAG GGAGCAATTGTGGCCGTGACTGGCGATGGTGTGAACGACTCCCCTGCTCTGAAGAAAGCTGACATTGGGGTGGCCATGGGCATTGCTGGCTCTGATGTCTCTAAGCAGGCAGCCGACATGATTCTATTGGATGACAACTTTGCCTCCATTGTCACGGGTGTGGAAGAGG GCCGCCTGATCTTTGACAACCTGAAGAAGTCCATCGCCTACACGCTCACCAGCAACATCCCCGAGATCACGCCCTTCCTGCTCTTCATCATGGCCAACATCCCGCTGCCCCTGGGCACCATTACCATCCTTTGTATCGACCTGGGCACAGACATG GTCCCTGCCATCTCCTTGGCCTATGAGGCTGCTGAGAGCGACATCATGAAGAGACAGCCCAGGAACCCTCGGACAGACAAGCTGGTCAATGAGCGACTCATCAGCATGGCCTATGGGCAGATCG gaATGATCCAGGCTCTTGGTGGCTTTTTCTCCTACTTTGTGATCCTGGCAGAAAATGGCTTCCTACCCGGCAACCTGGTGGGCATCCGGCTCAACTGGGATGACCGCACCGTCAACGACCTGGAGGACAGTTACGGGCAGCAGTGG ACCTACGAGCAGAGGAAGGTGGTGGAGTTCACGTGCCACACGGCCTTCTTTGTGAGCATCGTGGTGGTCCAGTGGGCGGATCTGATCATCTGCAAGACCCGGAGGAACTCAGTGTTCCAGCAGGGCATGAA GCCCAGCTGGTGGTTCTGTGCCTTCCCctacagtttcctcatcttcGTCTACGATGAAATCCGCAAACTCATCCTGCGCAGGAACCCAGGGG GTTGGGTGGAGAAAGAAACCTACTACTGA